Proteins encoded in a region of the Teredinibacter purpureus genome:
- the murI gene encoding glutamate racemase: MQRTPTILIFDSGAGGLSIAREIQIRYPYCDLVYVADNALFPYGLMDDSHLIDRVVQLMGSLIARYKPDITVIACNTASTIALAPLRKRFKQIFVGVVPAVKPAAETSSSSVIGLLATPATVDREYTNTLITKFAAHCHVYTLGSSQLVHYAEAQICGNPVDDDKLSDELVRLTGQDHSGTMDKIVLACTHFPLLKERFTSLGHFRKIDWIDSGEAIARRVGHHLADIPHNAQSSSPAKLNFVFTSSTTSTETKNAYRRYLVTSIESGSP, encoded by the coding sequence GTGCAACGAACACCCACTATTCTTATATTCGACTCTGGCGCTGGCGGCTTGAGTATCGCAAGGGAAATCCAAATACGTTACCCCTATTGCGACCTCGTTTACGTGGCCGACAATGCACTGTTTCCATACGGCTTAATGGACGATAGCCACCTCATTGACCGCGTAGTGCAGTTGATGGGAAGCCTTATTGCGCGCTATAAGCCAGACATTACGGTAATCGCTTGCAACACCGCAAGTACAATTGCACTAGCCCCTCTTAGAAAGCGTTTTAAGCAAATTTTTGTTGGCGTGGTTCCCGCCGTAAAGCCGGCCGCGGAAACGTCATCTAGTAGCGTTATAGGGCTATTAGCGACGCCAGCGACGGTAGACCGTGAGTATACAAACACTCTAATCACTAAGTTTGCAGCGCACTGCCATGTGTATACGCTCGGTAGCAGCCAACTCGTACACTATGCAGAGGCGCAAATTTGTGGCAATCCCGTCGATGACGATAAGCTATCTGACGAGCTGGTGCGATTAACAGGGCAGGATCACTCTGGCACTATGGATAAAATTGTGCTCGCCTGCACTCACTTCCCTTTGCTTAAAGAGCGCTTTACCAGCCTTGGTCACTTCCGCAAAATAGATTGGATTGATTCTGGAGAAGCTATAGCACGGAGAGTTGGTCATCATTTAGCGGATATACCGCATAACGCTCAATCGTCCTCCCCCGCTAAGCTCAATTTTGTGTTTACTTCATCAACAACCAGCACCGAAACTAAAAACGCCTACCGTCGCTATTTAGTCACATCGATAGAAAGCGGGTCTCCGTAG